In a single window of the Dreissena polymorpha isolate Duluth1 chromosome 3, UMN_Dpol_1.0, whole genome shotgun sequence genome:
- the LOC127871453 gene encoding 4-hydroxyphenylpyruvate dioxygenase-like: MTTYTNKGPKPEAGRFVSFHRIKFWVGNAKQAASQYVTRMGFEPFAYRGLETSSRQVASHVVRQNKILFEFENMLNPHDPKEIGDHLSKHGDGVKDIAFEVEDLDAIYKRAVERGAHVVQEPTEEKDNDGVVRFCVIQTYGDTTHTLYDLSQYKGFYLPGYRKVDPNNDPLTKILPNVGLRFTDHIVGNQPDDEMTSVAEWYEKNLMFHRFWSVDDSQVHTEYSSLRSIVVSNFEETIKMPINEPAVGKRKSQIQEYVDYYGGAGVQHIALNTDNVIQAVSNLRARGQDFLSIPKTYYINLRERLKSSPVKVAEDLDTLEKLHILVDYDDNGYLLQIFTKPMQDRPTLFLEVIQRENNNGFGVGNFKSLFEAIEMDQAERGNL, translated from the exons ATG ACGACATACACTAACAAGGGACCGAAG CCTGAGGCTGGACGATTTGTTTCCTTCCACAGAATCAAGTTCTGGGTCGGTAATGCAAAACAG GCTGCTTCCCAGTATGTCACTAGGATGGGATTTGAGCCTTTTGCCTACAGAGGCCTGGAGACTAGTAGCCGTCAAGTGGCCTCACACGTTGTCAGGCAGAATAAG ATTCTGTTTGAGTTTGAAAACATGCTGAATCCACATGACCCAAAAG AAATTGGGGACCATTTGTCAAAGCATGGAGATGGTGTGAAAGATATTGCATTTGAAGTAGAGGACCTGGATGCCATATATAAG AGAGCCGTAGAGCGTGGAGCCCATGTGGTACAGGAGCCCACTGAGGAGAAGGACAATGATGGCGTGGTGCGCTTCTGTGTCATACAGACATACGGGGACACCACACACACACTCTACGACCTCTCACAGTACAAGGGCTTCTACCTACCGGGGTACAGGAAAGTCGATCCCAACAATGACCCACTGACAAAGATTTT GCCAAATGTTGGACTGAGGTTTACTGATCACATTGTGGGAAACCAGCCTGATGATGAGATGACTTCTGTTGCAGAATG GTATGAGAAGAATCTCATGTTCCACCGTTTCTGGTCCGTGGACGACTCCCAGGTACACACAGAGTACTCCTCCCTACGCTCCATTGTCGTCTCCAACTTCGAAGAGACCATCAAAATGCCCATCAACGAGCCTGCAGTTGGTAAACGCAAGAGCCAGATTCAG GAATATGTGGACTACTATGGTGGTGCAGGTGTGCAGCACATTGCTCTGAACACTGACAACGTCATTCAGGCT GTGTCCAACTTGAGGGCCAGAGGCCAGGACTTCCTTTCGATCCCAAAGACATACTACATTAATCTGAGGGAGAGGCTGAAATCCTCCCCAGTGAAAGTCGCGGAAGATCTAGACACG CTTGAGAAGCTGCACATCCTGGTGGACTATGATGACAATGGCTACCTGCTGCAGATCTTCACCAAACCCATGCAGGACCGACCCACTCTCTTCCTTGAGGTCATACAGAGGGAAAACAACAAT GGTTTTGGGGTCGGTAATTTCAAATCGTTGTTTGAAGCTATCGAGATGGATCAAGCTGAACGAGGCAATCTGTAA